In Oncorhynchus clarkii lewisi isolate Uvic-CL-2024 chromosome 2, UVic_Ocla_1.0, whole genome shotgun sequence, one DNA window encodes the following:
- the LOC139377195 gene encoding uncharacterized protein, whose translation MWVGNLLCLAALAVALSLPTLSDGAALLVLSAPNLLRVGSNENIFVESQDHVGGPLNVKIMVKNHPTQSKELASKSVVLDQANNFQAMTQLVIPEWEFFFDDHKQKQYVVLQAQFPDCLLEKVVLVSFQSGYIFIQTDKTIYTPASTVYYRVFSMTPGLEPLTREIFEDKNKDIAISVEIMTPENITIFGEIITPDKGVKSGQFILPAIVSFGTWHVVTRFKSTPQKTFSSDFEVKEYVLPSFEVSLTPAKAFFYVDDKDLTVDITARYLYGKEVTGTGYVVFGVITTDNEKKSFPASLQRVEIKDGKGVACLKKEHITQTFHNIHDLVKQPIFVSVSVLTEGGGEMVEAEKRGIQIVTSPYTILFKRTPKYFKPGMPFDVSVYITNPDNSPAIGVEVEVTPDNAKGVTRANGFAKVTINTVASARELAITVKTKDPAILHNRQAEATMKALPYRTSTSNFLHVGVDSNELKIGEPIKIELNLGSTPIQIHDITYMFLSRGQLVKVGRFKRQGNALVTLSVPVSKELLPSFRIVAYYHVGAADLVADSVWVDIKVSCMGSLKVTSTRPKASYEPRTVFSLTITGDPGAKVGLMAVEKGVNVLNSKHRLTQTKIWDTIEKHDTGCTAGGGADNMGVFYDAGLVFETNTANGTGIRTDPSCPVSSRRRRAVTISDVITSMASKYNGLAKECCVDGMRDNTMGYTCDRRTQYISDGDVCVQAFLVCCTEMASKKIESKHDALLLSRSEEDYDDAYMESEDIVSRSQFPESWMWWDTNLPECPAENKHCESTSVIRNIYLKDSITFWEIRAISLSKIHGICVADPFEMIVLKEFFIDLKLPYSAVRNEQLEVKAILHNNSEDPITVCVELMENDEVCSSASKKGKYRQEVNMDAMSTRVVPYVIIPMKLGMYSIEVKASVKNYGSNDGVKRDLRVVAEGVLVKKETNVLLNPAKHGGEQTSHIPSEVPRNQVPNSDAYTLISLTGGEQTSVLVEQAISGDSLGSLIVQPVGSGEQNMIYMTLPVIAAHYLDNTKKWEDIGFDRRNTAIKYINIGYQRELAYRKEDGSYAAWVSRQSSTWLTAYVVKVFAMSMTFIDVQENVLCTAVKWLILNTQQPGGIFNEFAPVIHAEMTGNVRGSDNDASMTAFVLIAMQEASSMCERSVNSLPGSMAKAVAYLEKRLPHLTNPYAVAMISYALANAAKLNKETLLKFASPQLDHWPVPGGHQYTLEATSYALLALVKVKAFEEAGPIVRWLNKQKKVGGGYGSTQSTIMVFQAVAEYWSHVKDLKDFHLNINLEVADRPSVTRWSIHNKNQFLTRRYMVNSIDKDLTVKASGNGEATLSVVTLYYALPEEKDSDCESFDLSVTLTKMDKTSHEDAKESFMLTIDMLYRNSERDATMSILDIGLLTGFIVDTDDLKMLSMGRERYIEKFEMNKVLSEKGSLILYLDKVSHKLQDRISFKIHRVQEVGVLQPAAVSVYEYYNKKNCVKFYHPQREGGTLSRLSLGDVCTCAEESCSMQKKDEPDVNRSTTVNELTLEGQKPGLEREGTITDPESAEEMWVGNLLYLAALAVALSLPTLSDGAALLVLSAPNLLRVGSNENIFVESQDHAGGPLNVKIMVKNHPTQSKELASKSVVLDQANNFQAMTQLVIPEGDHFVDDPKQKQYVVLQAQFPDRLLEKVVLVSFQSGYIFVQTDKSIYTPASTVYYRVFSMTPGLEPLTREIFEDQEVAKNKEIAVSVEIMTPENITIFRDIVNPDKGVKSGRFKLPDIVSFGTWHVVTRFQSTPQNTFSSDFEVKDYVLPSFEVSLTPAKAFFYVDDNDLTVDITARYLHGKEVTGTGYVVFGVITTESEKNIFPASLQRVGIKEGKGVACLKKEHITQTFPNIHDLVKQSIFVSVSVLTEGGGEMVEAEKRGIHIVTSSYTILFKRTPKYFKPGMPFDVSVYITNPDNSPASGVAIEVTPDNAKGVTRANGFAKISLNPVASARELAITVKTKDPAIQHNRQAEATMKALPYRTSTGNFLHVGVCSNELKIGDPIKINLNLGSTPIQIHDITYMFLSRGQLVKVGRFKRQGNALVTLSVPVSKELLPSFRIVAYYHVGAADLVADSVWVDIKVSCIGSLKVTSTRPKASYEPHKAFSLTITGDPGAKVGLVAVDKGVYVLNSKHRLTQTKIWDTIEKHDTGCTAGGGADNMGVFYDAGLVFETNTAKGTGIRTDPSCPVSSRRRRAVTISDIITSMASKYNGLAKECCVDGMRDNTMGYTCDRRAQYITDKDVCVQAFLVCCTEMASKKIESKQDALLLSRSEEDDDDAYMRSEDIVSRCQIPQSWMWEEINLPECPAQDKNCESTSVIRNIFRKDSITTWQITAISLSKTHGICVADSFEMIVLKKFFIDLKLPYSAVRNEQLEVKAILHNNSEDPITVCVELMENDEVCSSASKKGKYRQEVNMDAMSTRVVPYVIIPMKLGMYSIEVKASVKNSDSNDEVKRDLRVVAEGVLVKKETNVLLNPAKHGGEQTSHIPSEVPRNQVPNSDAYTLISLTGGEQTSVLVEQAISGDSLGSLIVQPVGSGEQNMIYMTLPVIATHYLDNTKKWEDIGLDRRNTAIKYINIGYQRELAYRKEDGSYAAWVSRQSSTWLTAYVVKVFAMSSTLISVQENVLCTAVKWLILSTQQPDGIFNEFAPVVHAEIMSNMMGSDNDASMTAFVLIAMQEAHSLCEQYVNSLQDSMAKAVAYLEKRLPHLTNPYAVAMTSYALANAGKLNKETLLKFASPQLDHWPVPGVHQYTLEATSYALLALVKVKAFEEAGPIVRWLNKQKKVGGGYGSTQSTIMVFQAVAEYWSHVKDLKDFHLNINLEVAGRASVTKWSINNKNQFHTRTDKVNSIDKDLTVKASGNGEATLSVVTLYYALPEEKDSDCESFDLSVTLTKMDKTSHEDAKESFMLNIEVLYRNSERDATMSILDISLLTGFIVDTDDLNQLSKGRERYIEKFEMSKVLSERGSLILYLNKVSHKLEEKISFKIHRVQEVGVLQPAAVSVYEYYNQKNCVKFYHPQREGGTLSRLSLGDVCTCAEESCSMQKKDEPDVNRSTTVVS comes from the exons ATGTGGGTCGGCAACTTGCTGTGTCTGGCCGCTCTGGCTGTAGCCCTCTCCTTACCTACCTTATCTGATGGAGCTGCACTACTAGTGTTGTCagctcctaacctgctgcgtgtGGGCAGTAATGAGAACATCTTTGTGGAGTCTCAGGACCATGTAGGAGGTCCCCTGAATGTTAAGATCATGGTGAAGAACCACCCTACGCAGAGCAAAGAGCTAGCCTCTAAATCAGTGGTTCTGGATCAAGCAAATAACTTCCAGGCTATGACACAACTGGTCATCCCAGAGTGGGAATTCTTTTTTGATGACCACAAGCAGAAGCAGTATGTGGTCCTGCAGGCCCAGTTCCCTGACTGCCTCCTGGAGAAGGTTGTCCTGGTCTCCTTCCAGTCTGGATACATCTTCATCCAGACTGACAAGACCATTTACACTCCGGCCAGCACCGTCTACTACAGAGTGTTCTCTATGACTCCAGGCCTGGAGCCTCTGACCAGGGAGATATTTGAGGACAAGAACAAAGACATCGCAATCTCTGTGGAGATCATGACTCCTGAGAACATCACCATCTTCGGGGAGATCATCACCCCAGACAAGGGAGTCAAATCTGGACAGTTCATTCTCCCTGCAATTGTCAGTTTCGGGACATGGCATGTAGTCACAAGGTTCAAGAGCACTCCTCAAAAGACCTTCTCATCTGACTTTGAGGTCAAGGAGTATGTTCTGCCCAGCTTCGAGGTTAGTCTGACCCCAGCTAAAGCCTTCTTCTACGTTGATGACAAAGACCTGACTGTTGACATCACTGCCAGGTATCTATACGGTAAGGAAGTGACAGGGACAGGCTATGTGGTGTTTGGTGTCATCACAACAGATAACGAGAAAAAGAGTTTCCCTGCCTCTCTGCAGAGAGTAGAGATCAAAGACGGTAAAGGAGTGGCTTGTCTGAAAAAGGAACACATCACACAGACTTTCCACAACATCCATGATCTGGTCAAACAGCCCATCTTCGTATCAGTCAGCGTGTTAACAGAGGGTGGGGGTGAAATGgtagaggcagagaagagagggatccAGATTGTCACTTCGCCATACACCATCCTCTTCAAGAGAACGCCCAAATACTTCAAACCTGGCATGCCCTTTGACGTCTCTGTTTACATTACAAATCCCGACAACTCTCCAGCCATTGGAGTGGAGGTTGAGGTGACTCCAGATAATGCTAAAGGGGTGACCAGGGCCAATGGTTTTGCCAAAGTTACAATTAACACTGTGGCATCTGCCAGAGAGCTGGCAATCACTGTGAAGACCAAGGACCCGGCGATCCTCCACAACAGACAGGCGGAGGCCACCATGAAGGCTCTCCCCTACAGAACTTCCACCAGCAACTTTCTCCATGTCGGGGTTGACTCTAATGAGCTGAAGATAGGAGAACCCATTAAGATCGAACTGAACCTGGGATCCACCCCCATACAAATCCATGACATTACATACATGTTCCTGAGTAGAGGTCAGCTGGTGAAAGTGGGCCGATTTAAAAGACAGGGCAACGCgctggtaacactgtcagtgCCTGTCTCCAAGGAGCTGCTTCCGTCGTTCCGCATCGTAGCGTACTACCATGTGGGAGCAGCTGACCTGGTGGCAGACTCTGTCTGGGTTGACATCAAGGTATCCTGCATGGGATCACTGAAAGTGACATCCACCAGGCCCAAGGCATCCTATGAGCCTCGTACGGTTTTCAGTTTGACCATCACTGGAGACCCGGGAGCGAAAGTAGGACTGATGGCTGTAGAGAAGGGAGTCAACGTTCTCAACAGCAAACATCGTCTCACACAGACCAAGATCTGGGACACCATAGAGAAGCATGATACAGGCTGTACAGCTGGAGGGGGAGCAGACAATATGGGGGTGTTCTACGATGCTGGTCTGGTATTTGAGACCAACACTGCTAACGGGACTGGGATCAGAACAGACCCAAGCTGTCCTGTTAGTTCTAGGCGGAGACGAGCAGTGACCATCAGTGACGTCATCACTAGTATGGCCAGTAAGTACAATGGTCTGGCCAAGGAGTGTTGTGTGGACGGGATGAGGGACAACACCATGGGATATACCTGTGACAGACGGACCCAGTACATCTCAGATGGGGACGTCTGCGTCCAAGCCTTCCTTGTCTGCTGCACTGAGATGGCCTCCAAGAAGATAGAATCCAAACACGATGCACTGCTGCTCTCACGCAGTGAGGAGGATTATGATGATGCGTACATGGAGTCTGAAGACATTGTGTCTCGTAGTCAGTTCCCTGAAAGCTGGATGTGGTGGGACACCAATCTTCCTGAATGCCCTGCCGAAAACAAGCACTGTGAGTCCACATCGGTAATAAGGAACATCTACCTAAAGGATTCCATCACCTTCTGGGAAATAAGAGCCATCAGCCTGTCTAAAATTCATGGTATCTGTGTGGCAGATCCGTTTGAGATGATAGTTCTAAAGGAGTTTTTCATCGACCTCAAGCTGCCCTACTCAGCCGTCCGCAATGAACAGCTGGAGGTCAAAGCAATCCTCCACAACAACAGCGAAGAccccatcactgtgtgtgtggagCTAATGGAGAATGACGAGGTGTGCAGCTCGGCAAGCAAGAAGGGTAAGTACAGGCAGGAAGTGAACATGGACGCCATGTCCACCCGGGTTGTCCCCTATGTCATCATCCCTATGAAACTGGGCATGTACTCCATTGAGGTCAAGGCATCTGTGAAAAACTATGGCAGCAATGACGGGGTGAAAAGGGATCTGCGCGTTGTGGCTGAGGGAGTACTGGTCAAGAAGGAAACCAACGTACTCCTGAACCCGGCTAAACATGGTGGTGAGCAGACGTCACACATACCCAGTGAAGTTCCCCGGAACCAGGTGCCAAACTCTGATGCTTACACACTGATCAGTCTGACTGGTGGAGAGCAGACCAGTGTGCTGGTGGAGCAGGCCATCAGTGGAGACTCTCTGGGCAGTCTGATAGTTCAGCCAGTCGGATCTGGGGAACAGAACATGATCTACATGACCCTGCCTGTCATTGCTGCACACTACCTAGACAACACCAAAAAGTGGGAGGATATTGGCTTTGACAGACGGAACACAGCCATCAAGTACATCAACATTGGTTACCAACGTGAGCTGGCCTACCGTAAAGAAGATGGCTCCTATGCTGCCTGGGTCAGCAGACAGAGCAGCACCTGGCTGACAGCATACGTGGTGAAGGTGTTTGCCATGTCCATGACATTTATCGATGTTCAGGAAAACGTGCTCTGTACTGCTGTCAAGTGGCTGATCCTGAACACACAACAGCCAGGTGGCATCTTCAATGAGTTTGCTCCTGTCATTCACGCAGAGATGACGGGTAACGTGAGGGGATCAGACAATGACGCCTCCATGACAGCTTTTGTTCTCATCGCCATGCAGGAAGCAAGCTCAATGTGTGAGCGGTCTGTCAACAGCCTACCAGGCAGTATGGCTAAGGCAGTAGCGTACCTCGAGAAGCGTCTGCCCCACCTGACTAACCCTTATGCTGTAGCTATGATCTCCTATGCTCTGGCCAATGCTGCAAAACTCAACAAGGAGACCCTTCTGAAGTTCGCCTCTCCACAACTGGACCACTGGCCGGTCCCTGGTGGTCACCAGTACACGCTGGAGGCCACGTCGTACGCCCTGCTTGCCCTGGTCAAGGTGAAGGCCTTCGAAGAGGCCGGCCCCATAGTCAGGTGGCTCAACAAGCAGAAGAAGGTGGGAGGGGGATACGGATCCACACAGTCCACCATCATGGTGTTCCAGGCTGTGGCTGAGTATTGGAGCCACGTGAAGGACCTGAAAGACTTTCACTTGAACATCAACCTAGAGGTGGCCGACAGACCATCAGTCACCAGGTGGTCCATTCACAACAAGAACCAGTTCCTCACTCGTAGATACATGGTCAACTCCATAGACAAGGACTTGACTGTAAAAGCCTCAGGAAATGGTGAGGCGACCTTGTCGGTGGTGACACTGTACTATGCCCTGCCAGAGGAAAAGGACAGTGACTGTGAAAGCTTTGACCTCTCTGTCACCCTCACAAAGATGGACAAAACAAGCCACGAGGATGCCAAGGAGTCATTTATGCTCACTATTGATATGTTGTATCGTAATTCAGAGAGAGATGCAACCATGTCTATTCTGGACATCGGCTTGCTGACCGGCTTCATTGTGGACACAGACGATCTGAAAATGTTGTCCATGGGGAGGGAGCGCTACATAGAGAAGTTTGAGATGAACAAAGTCCTGTCTGAAAAAGGATCTCTCATCCTTTATCTGGACAAGGTGTCTCATAAGTTACAAGACAGAATATCCTTTAAGATCCACAGAGTGCAGGAAGTGGGAGTTCTACAGCCAGCTGCCGTCTCTGTATATGAATACTACAACAAGAAGAACTGTGTGAAGTTCTACCACCCACAGAGGGAGGGTGGTACTCTGAGCAGACTGTCTCTTGGAGATGTGTGCACGTGTGCGGAAGAGAGCTGCAGTATGCAGAAGAAAGATGAGCCAGATGTCAACCGCAGCACTACAGTG AATGAACTAACTCTAGAAGGACAAAAGCCAGGGTTGGAGAGGGAAGGCACCATTACAGACCCAGAATCAGCAGAGGAGATGTGGGTCGGCAACTTGCTGTATCTGGCCGCTCTGGCTGTAGCCCTCTCCTTACCTACCTTATCTGATGGAGCTGCACTACTAGTGTTGTCagctcctaacctgctgcgtgtGGGCAGTAATGAGAACATCTTTGTGGAGTCTCAGGACCATGCAGGAGGTCCCCTGAATGTTAAGATCATGGTGAAGAACCACCCTACGCAGAGCAAAGAGCTAGCCTCTAAATCAGTGGTTCTGGATCAAGCAAACAACTTCCAGGCTATGACACAACTGGTCATTCCAGAGGGGGACCACTTTGTGGATGACCCCAAGCAGAAGCAGTATGTGGTCCTGCAGGCCCAGTTCCCTGACCGCCTCCTGGAGAAGGTTGTCCTGGTCTCCTTCCAGTCTGGATACATCTTCGTCCAGACTGACAAGTCCATTTACACTCCGGCAAGCACCGTCTACTATAGAGTGTTCTCTATGACTCCTGGCCTGGAGCCTCTGACCAGGGAGATATTTGAGGACCAGGAGGTCGCCAAGAACAAAGAGATCGCAGTCTCTGTGGAGATCATGACTCCTGAGAACATCACCATCTTCAGGGATATCGTCAACCCAGACAAGGGAGTCAAATCTGGACGGTTCAAACTCCCTGACATCGTCAGTTTCGGGACATGGCATGTAGTCACAAGGTTCCAGAGCACTCCTCAAAATACCTTCTCATCTGACTTTGAGGTCAAGGATTATGTTCTGCCCAGCTTCGAGGTTAGTCTGACCCCAGCTAAAGCCTTCTTCTACGTCGATGACAATGACCTGACTGTTGACATCACTGCCAGGTATCTACACGGTAAGGAAGTGACAGGGACAGGCTATGTGGTGTTTGGTGTCATCAcaacagagagcgagaaaaaTATCTTCCCTGCCTCTCTGCAGAGAGTAGGGATCAAAGAAGGTAAAGGAGTGGCTTGTCTGAAGAAGGAACACATCACACAGACTTTCCCCAACATCCATGATCTGGTCAAACAGTCCATCTTTGTATCAGTCAGCGTGTTAACAGAGGGTGGGGGTGAAATGgtagaggcagagaagagagggatccATATTGTCACTTCGTCATACACCATCCTCTTCAAGAGGACGCCCAAATACTTCAAACCTGGCATGCCCTTTGACGTCTCTGTTTACATTACGAATCCTGACAACTCTCCAGCAAGTGGAGTGGCGATTGAGGTGACTCCAGATAATGCTAAAGGGGTGACCAGGGCCAACGGTTTTGCAAAAATATCACTTAACCCTGTGGCATCAGCCAGAGAGCTGGCAATCACTGTGAAGACCAAGGACCCGGCGATCCAACACAACAGACAGGCGGAGGCCACCATGAAGGCTCTCCCCTACAGAACTTCCACTGGGAACTTTCTCCATGTTGGGGTTTGTTCTAATGAGTTGAAGATTGGAGACCCCATTAAGATCAATCTGAACCTGGGATCCACCCCCATACAAATCCATGACATTACATACATGTTCCTGAGCAGAGGTCAGCTGGTGAAAGTGGGCCGATTTAAAAGACAGGGCAACgcgctggtgacactgtcagtgccTGTCTCCAAGGAGCTGCTTCCGTCGTTCCGCATCGTAGCGTACTACCATGTGGGAGCAGCTGACCTGGTGGCAGACTCTGTCTGGGTTGACATCAAGGTCTCCTGCATCGGCTCACTGAAAGTCACATCGACCAGGCCCAAGGCATCCTATGAGCCTCATAAGGCTTTCAGTCTAACCATCACTGGAGACCCGGGAGCTAAAGTAGGACTGGTGGCTGTAGACAAGGGAGTCTACGTTCTCAACAGCAAACACCGTCTCACACAGACCAAGATCTGGGACACCATAGAGAAGCATGATACAGGCTGTACAGCTGGAGGGGGAGCAGACAATATGGGGGTGTTCTACGATGCTGGTCTGGTATTTGAGACCAACACTGCTAAAGGGACTGGGATCAGAACAGACCCCAGCTGTCCTGTTAGTTCTAGGCGGAGACGAGCAGTGACCATCAGTGACATCATCACTAGTATGGCCAGTAAGTACAATGGTCTGGCCAAGGAGTGTTGTGTGGACGGGATGAGGGACAACACCATGGGATATACCTGTGACAGacgggcccagtacatcacagatAAAGACGTCTGCGTCCAAGCCTTCCTTGTCTGCTGCACTGAGATGGCCTCCAAGAAGATAGAATCCAAACAGGATGCACTGCTGCTCTCACGCagtgaggaggatgatgatgatgcgTACATGCGGTCTGAAGACATTGTGTCTCGTTGTCAGATCCCTCAGAGCTGGATGTGGGAGGAGATCAATCTTCCTGAATGCCCTGCCCAAGACAAGAACTGCGAGTCCACATCTGTAATAAGGAACATCTTCCGAAAGGATTCCATCACCACCTGGCAAATAACAGCCATTAGCCTGTCTAAAACTCATGGTATCTGTGTGGCAGATTCGTTTGAGATGATAGTTCTAAAGAAGTTCTTCATCGACCTCAAGCTACCCTACTCAGCCGTCCGCAATGAACAGCTGGAGGTCAAAGCAATCCTCCACAACAACAGCGAAGAccccatcactgtgtgtgtggagCTGATGGAGAATGACGAGGTGTGCAGCTCGGCAAGCAAGAAGGGTAAGTACAGGCAGGAAGTGAACATGGACGCCATGTCCACCCGGGTTGTCCCCTATGTCATCATCCCTATGAAACTGGGCATGTACTCCATTGAGGTCAAGGCATCTGTGAAAAACTCTGACAGCAATGACGAGGTGAAGAGGGATCTGCGTGTTGTGGCTGAGGGAGTACTGGTCAAGAAGGAAACCAACGTACTCCTGAACCCGGCTAAACATGGTGGTGAGCAGACGTCACACATACCCAGTGAAGTTCCCCGGAACCAGGTGCCAAACTCTGATGCTTACACACTGATCAGTCTGACTGGTGGAGAGCAGACCAGTGTGCTGGTGGAGCAGGCCATCAGTGGAGACTCTCTGGGCAGTCTGATAGTTCAGCCAGTCGGATCTGGGGAACAGAACATGATCTACATGACCCTGCCTGTCATTGCTACACACTACCTAGACAACACCAAAAAGTGGGAGGATATTGGCCTGGACAGACGGAACACAGCCATCAAGTATATCAACATTGGTTACCAACGTGAGCTGGCCTACCGTAAAGAAGATGGCTCCTACGCTGCCTGGGTCAGCAGACAGAGCAGCACCTGGCTGACAGCATACGTGGTGAAGGTGTTTGCCATGTCCAGTACATTAATCAGTGTTCAGGAAAATGTGCTCTGTACTGCTGTCAAGTGGCTGATCCTGAGCACACAACAGCCAGATGGCATCTTCAATGAGTTTGCTCCTGTCGTTCACGCAGAGATAATGAGTAACATGATGGGATCGGACAATGACGCCTCCATGACAGCTTTTGTTCTCATCGCCATGCAGGAAGCACACTCACTGTGTGAGCAGTATGTCAACAGCCTACAAGACAGTATGGCTAAAGCAGTAGCGTACCTCGAGAAGCGTCTGCCCCACCTGACGAACCCATATGCTGTAGCTATGACCTCCTATGCTCTGGCCAATGCAGGGAAACTAAACAAGGAGACCCTATTGAAGTTCGCCTCTCCACAGCTGGACCACTGGCCAGTCCCTGGTGTTCACCAGTACACGCTGGAGGCCACGTCGTACGCCCTGCTTGCCCTGGTCAAGGTGAAGGCCTTCGAAGAGGCCGGCCCCATAGTCAGGTGGCTCAACAAGCAGAAGAAGGTGGGAGGGGGATACGGATCCACACAGTCCACCATCATGGTGTTCCAGGCTGTGGCTGAGTATTGGAGCCACGTGAAGGACCTGAAAGACTTTCACTTGAACATCAACCTAGAGGTGGCCGGCAGGGCATCAGTCACCAAGTGGTCCATCAACAACAAGAACCAGTTCCACACTCGTACAGACAAGGTCAACTCCATAGACAAGGACTTGACTGTAAAAGCCTCAGGAAATGGTGAGGCGACCTTGTCGGTGGTGACACTGTACTATGCCCTGCCAGAGGAAAAGGACAGTGACTGTGAAAGCTTTGACCTCTCTGTCACCCTCACTAAGATGGACAAAACAAGTCACGAGGACGCCAAGGAGTCATTTATGCTCAATATTGAGGTGTTGTACCGTAACTCAGAGAGAGATGCGACCATGTCTATTCTGGACATCAGCTTGCTGACCGGCTTCATTGTGGACACAGACGATCTGAATCAGTTGTCCAAGGGGAGGGAGCGCTACATAGAGAAGTTTGAGATGTCCAAAGTTCTGTCTGAAAGAGGATCTCTCATCCTATATCTGAACAAGGTGTCTCATAAGTTAGAAGAGAAAATATCCTTTAAGATCCACAGAGTACAGGAAGTGGGAGTTCTTCAGCCAGCTGCCGTCTCTGTATATGAATACTACAACCAGAAGAACTGTGTGAAGTTCTACCACCCACAGAGGGAAGGCGGTACTCTGAGCAGACTGTCTCTTGGAGATGTGTGCACGTGTGCGGAAGAAAGCTGCAGTATGCAGAAGAAAGATGAGCCAGATGTCAACCGCAGCACTACGGTGGTGTCCTAG